A single Verrucomicrobiia bacterium DNA region contains:
- the polX gene encoding DNA polymerase/3'-5' exonuclease PolX, whose product MDKKQIAEVFEEIGALLELKGNNPFRVRAYYNAARMVDGLPEDLGTLIKEERLTDIKGIGKDLAAKITELYTTNKLGFYDELKSSMPQGLLEMLKIPGFGPKRAKILYDKLKVDSVEKLEAACKAGKIAALDGFGEKSQQKILEGIALVRQFSGRHLYDKAYAAAKPIIEALRSHEGVIRCSIAGSLLRCRETIGDIDFLVSAKPKNAPAIIEDFAEMPGILSVSVKGETKASVVLRGGIQADLRVVTDDQYAFALNYFTGSKEHNIALRARALKLKNLSLNEYGFSPAGEKEKSAKELGSSIKCKTEEDLYKALKLDYVQPELREDMGEIEAAETGKLPKLIELSNLRGTFHCHSTWSDGIETVEAMAQAALDLGLEYLGIADHSKSEHQAHGLDEKRVRLQAAEIKKLNVKFAKEDFRIFFGTECDILADGSLDFDDQTLALFDYVVASVHQGFTMDAEKMTKRICKALAHPRVTILGHPTGRLLLEREGYAVNMPQVIAAAAKHNKIIEINSHPYRLDMDWRLWKHAKELGVKCAINPDAHNIPDLQFLGVGVGIARKGWLTKTDVINCLPLKDVEKALAKMKAA is encoded by the coding sequence ATGGACAAAAAGCAAATCGCGGAAGTTTTCGAGGAGATCGGCGCGCTGCTGGAGCTGAAGGGCAACAACCCGTTCCGTGTGCGCGCCTACTACAACGCCGCGCGCATGGTTGACGGCCTGCCAGAAGACCTCGGCACACTCATCAAGGAAGAGCGCCTTACGGACATCAAGGGCATCGGTAAGGACCTCGCAGCCAAGATCACCGAGTTGTACACCACGAACAAGCTGGGGTTCTATGACGAGTTGAAGTCTTCCATGCCTCAAGGCTTACTGGAGATGCTGAAGATTCCCGGCTTCGGGCCGAAGCGGGCGAAGATCTTATACGATAAACTCAAGGTCGATTCTGTCGAAAAACTGGAGGCTGCCTGCAAAGCGGGCAAGATTGCTGCGCTTGATGGATTCGGTGAGAAATCGCAGCAGAAGATACTCGAAGGCATCGCGCTCGTGCGCCAGTTCAGTGGTCGGCATCTTTATGACAAGGCCTACGCCGCTGCGAAGCCGATCATCGAAGCGCTGCGATCGCACGAGGGCGTTATTCGCTGCAGCATCGCTGGCAGCCTGCTCCGTTGCCGCGAAACCATTGGCGACATCGACTTCCTTGTCAGCGCCAAGCCGAAGAATGCCCCGGCGATCATCGAGGACTTCGCCGAAATGCCCGGCATCCTCAGCGTCAGCGTGAAGGGCGAGACGAAAGCCAGCGTGGTTTTGAGGGGTGGCATCCAGGCCGACCTCCGCGTTGTCACTGATGACCAGTACGCCTTCGCGCTCAACTATTTCACCGGCAGCAAGGAACACAACATCGCGCTCCGCGCCCGGGCGTTGAAGTTGAAGAATCTTTCGCTCAATGAATACGGTTTCTCGCCTGCCGGGGAGAAAGAGAAAAGCGCAAAGGAACTGGGCAGTTCCATCAAGTGCAAGACCGAGGAGGACCTCTACAAGGCGCTCAAGCTCGATTACGTCCAGCCCGAATTGCGCGAGGACATGGGGGAGATCGAAGCCGCAGAAACAGGGAAGCTGCCGAAGTTGATCGAACTGTCGAATCTCCGTGGCACCTTCCACTGCCACTCAACCTGGAGCGATGGCATCGAGACCGTGGAGGCCATGGCTCAGGCAGCGCTGGATTTGGGCTTGGAGTATCTCGGCATCGCCGACCATAGCAAATCCGAACACCAGGCCCATGGCCTCGACGAAAAACGCGTCCGCCTCCAGGCAGCCGAGATCAAAAAACTGAACGTCAAATTCGCCAAAGAAGATTTCCGCATTTTCTTTGGCACCGAGTGCGACATCCTGGCCGACGGCTCGCTCGATTTCGATGACCAGACGCTCGCGCTCTTTGACTACGTCGTCGCCAGCGTCCACCAGGGCTTCACCATGGACGCCGAGAAGATGACCAAGCGCATCTGCAAAGCGCTCGCTCATCCGCGGGTAACGATACTCGGTCATCCGACGGGCCGCCTGTTGCTGGAACGCGAAGGCTACGCCGTTAACATGCCACAGGTCATCGCCGCCGCCGCGAAGCACAATAAGATCATCGAAATCAATTCTCATCCCTACCGCCTCGACATGGACTGGCGCCTTTGGAAACACGCGAAGGAACTCGGTGTCAAATGCGCCATCAACCCCGACGCCCACAACATCCCTGACCTCCAGTTTCTCGGCGTCGGCGTCGGCATCGCCCGCAAAGGCTGGCTTACGAAAACCGACGTCATCAATTGCCTTCCCCTGAAGGACGTGGAGAAGGCGCTGGCGAAAATGAAAGCTGCGTGA